A region from the Janthinobacterium agaricidamnosum genome encodes:
- a CDS encoding type II toxin-antitoxin system RelE/ParE family toxin, translated as MDASGLRQITLLFYANGNGGEPVRDWLKSLPIEERHVIGQDLMHAQWRWPVGMPLCRHLGHGLSEVRSSLPGNRIARVLICHHGDCLVALHGFIKKTRTTPEDDLALARKRYKELT; from the coding sequence ATGGATGCTTCCGGCTTGCGGCAGATTACCCTGCTGTTCTACGCGAATGGCAATGGCGGCGAACCCGTGCGCGACTGGCTCAAGTCGCTCCCCATCGAGGAACGCCATGTGATCGGACAAGACTTGATGCATGCGCAATGGCGCTGGCCCGTGGGCATGCCCCTGTGCCGGCATCTCGGGCACGGCTTGTCGGAGGTGCGCAGCAGCTTGCCCGGCAACCGCATCGCGCGCGTGCTGATCTGCCATCACGGCGATTGCCTGGTGGCGCTGCACGGCTTTATCAAGAAAACCCGGACGACGCCGGAAGACGACCTGGCGCTGGCCCGCAAACGCTACAA